The DNA region CAGGCAAACATGTTTACGTTGAAAAGCCCTGCAGCCATAATATGAACGAAAACGAACTACTCGTAAAAGCATCAAAACACTACAATAAAATTGTCCAAATGGGAAATCAGCAACGATCTTCTGGGCATACCGTTGAGATTATTAAAGAAATACATAACGGAGTTATTGGAGAACCCTATAAGGCTGTTGCTTTTTACAATAACACCAGAGGCGAAGTACCAATACAGAAGCCCGCACCAGTACCAGCAGGCTTAGATTGGAACTTGTGGCAAGGGCCCGCCCCACGAAGGAAGTACACCTCAGAAACATGGAACTATAATTGGCACTGGTATGGCTGGGAGTATGGAACAGCAGAAGCTGGAAATAACGCCACACATGAGTTGGATGTTGCACGTTGGGCTTTACAAACCGATTTGCCAAATCATGTATACGTAGAAGCCGAAAAACGGCATTTTGTAGAGGATGGCTGGGAAATGTATGATGATATGGAAGCTACCTTTAAATTTCGAGACAATAAAATAATAAAATGGGACGGCAAGTCCAGAAATGCCTATGGCACATATGGCCCTGGAAGAGGTACTATTATATATGGAACTAACGGGGCTGTTTTTGTTGACAGAAGCAAATACATTCTTTACGATCGTGGTGGTAATATCTTGAAAAATAGCGAATCTGAAACAAACGAGTCGGGAACAGCTTTAGGTGGAGGCGGACAGACTTCAACCAAACATGTTCAAAACCTTTTTGATGCCATTCGAGGCAAATCGCCACTAACGGCCCCCATAGAAGATGCCAGCCTTAGCATGGCAATGGTGCATTATGCCAATATCTCATTCAGAATAAACCAAGCTTTCGATATTGACGATAAAACAGGGGTTATGTACAACAGAGCAGCTATGGCGTTGTGGGGTAGAAATTATGAAAAAGGATGGGAAATACAATTTTAACATGAATAGAAGAAAATTTTTAATAAACGGAACAGCAGCATCGATAACACTAGCGGCCAGCACAACCATTTTAGCTCAAGCAGCAAGCTTTTCCAACAAGAAAATAAATATAGGTATTATTGGCACAGGAGCTAGAGGCGCTGGTTTAATACCCTTTATAAACGAAATAGAAAACCTGAATGTTTACGCCTGTTGCGATGTTATTCCATTTCGATTAGAACAGGGGCTAAAAAGAGCAGGAAATAAAACAAAAAGTTACACCAATTATAAAGACCTATTGAAAGACAAAGCTATTGATGCTGTAATAGTAGCCACTCCATTCAGCACACATTCACAAATAGCTATCGATGCGGTTTCTGCGGGCAAACATGTGTATTGCGAAAAAACCATGGCAAAAGGATACAACGGCATCAAAAAACTAATAAACAAGGTAAAAACCTCAAAGGTTATATTTCAAACTGGCCATCAATACCATAGCTCCAGGTTATATACTCATGTTGTTCAACTAATAAAAGAAGGGAAGGCAGGTAAAATAGCGGCCTTTGAATGCCAATGGAATCGAAACCACTCTTGGCGAAAACCTGTACCCGAACCCAGCCTAGAGCGAGCCATCAACTGGCGTATGTACAGGGAATATTCTGGAGGCCTTGTGGCAGAATTATGTTCGCACCAAATAGACTTTGTTAACACTGTTTTAGATGCAAACCCCATTCAAGTTATGGGAACAGGAGGTATCGATTTTTGGAAAGACGGACGTGAAACTTACGACAACATCCACCTAACCTATAGTTACCCCAACGGCATTGAAGCTAAATTTTCGTGTATTTTGAGCAACGCCAAAGACAGGTACCAAATAAAAATAATAGGAAATAAGGGAACCTTAATTCTAACAACCACTTCTGCAAGGTTTTATCCAGAGGACGAAAAATCAAAAAAAGCTCCCGTTATAAGCCAAGATGTAGATGGCGTATCGGGCGCTACTATGCAAAAAGATGAGGTTGCTTATTATGAACCTATAAACATAACTCACGAAAACCCTAGCAAACAAGCGCTACTCGATTTTAGAAACAGCATTTTAGATAATACAACACCCGTTTCAAACGTAATTACCGGAGCAAGGGCTGCTTACTGCGTACAAATGGGGATAGATGCCATGCGAAATAATAAAATCGTAACATGGAATTCTGAATTTGGAGTATAAATTTTTGCTATGAGTTTAAAGTCGTTACCTAATTTCTAAACACTACAGAAGGCTTAAAACATTATCCCGCCTGCCGTTTATAGCTATTTATATATTCGGTAGGTGTTTGTCCAAATTGCTTTTTAAAACAAGTCCTAAAGTATTTTGGATCTGAAAAACCTACCATAAAAACAACCTCGGTAATTGAATACTTTCCTGATTTTATGAGGTTTGACGCACGTTTTATTCTAATTGTTCTCATGAACTCTGATGTAGATTGACCTGTGATAGACTTGATTTTTAAATGTAATGCAGAGCGGCTCATTCCTATATCCATTGCAAATTGTTCCACAGAATAGTCTGTGTTATCAATATTTTTTTTGACTATTTTCAGACATTTCTTTAAAAATTCTTTGTCAAGCTTATTGGACAACTCTTTCCAAGTGGAGGACGTTGGCTTGGTTTTAAATTTTTCTGCCCATTGTTTTTTAGTCTTCAATATGTTTCCAACCCTGAGCCTTAAAACTTCTATATTGAAAGGCTTTAAAACAAACTCATCTGCACCTGTTTCAAGTCCTTCTTTTTCGTTTTCTAAACCTGACTTGGCCGTAAGGATGATAACGGGTATATGGCTTGTTTTTATATCATTCTTAAGGATTTTACACATTTCAATACCGTTCATATTATTCATCATTAAATCGGTAATAATCAGGTCGGGATTATTTTTTGCAGCTGAATCTAGTCCTTCTTGCCCGTTATTTGCACATAGCACATGATAGAACTTACTAAAATAATTGGACAAGTACTCCTGCAAATCCTTATTATCTTCAACAATTAGTATAGTAGGTGTTTCTGAGGAATGCCGTATTACTTGACTATTCTTCTTGCCCTCCGCGGTAACATCTCTTAAATCTTTTATTTCGTTTTTAACAAAATTAAAGTGGTGCTGTTTAGGCCGTTCTTCCAAGATGGCGGTATCTTCATAGGCCATTTTTGAAAGCGGTATTGAAACGGTACAAATTGTACCTTTGTTAACCTCGCTTGATATTTCAATACTTCCCTTATGTATCTCAACAAGTCGCTTAGTGTAAGCTAGCCCTAAACCAGAGCCCGTTTGTATTGTATTACTTTCTGTTTTCGCTTGGTAAAACCTTTCAAACAAACTGGGCAATTCCTCATTTTCTATTCCAACACCTTCATCTATCACTTTTATAATCGCAAATTCCTTTTCACCCTGACGTTCTTTGTTTATTACTAGTTTCACTTTTCTATTGGGCGGAGTGAACTTAAATGCATTAGACAAGAGGTTGTATAATATTTTTTCAACTTTATCATTATCAAACCAGGCTGGAATATTATTTTGGTGGGGTATAAAAATAAAATCAATTCGCCTTTCATCTGCTATTTCGTGAAATGCATCATAAATTTCTTTTGCAAATTCCACCAAGTCACCTTCTTCAACAATTAGGTTAACCTCCCCCGACTCTACCTTTCTAAAATCAAGCAATTGATTTATTAAACGCAACAAACGTGTAGAGTTTTTGTACATTATGTTATTTAGGCGTTGCAAATACTCGGTATCATTACTACCCTCCATAATCTGCTGGAGGGGCCCTATAATTAGTGTTAGCGGGGTTCGTAATTCGTGCGAAATATTTGTGAAAAAGCGCAATTTCATCTGGTTTATTTCTAATGATTTTTCATGAAGCGCACTTTCTAATTTTAATTTATTTTTTAGCTTAATTTGATTCCATCTTACTTTAAATATTATGTATATTACGGTAAGTCCCGCTACCACAAAAAACAAAATTGCTGGGGGCGTTAAATACCAAGGCGGAGTTATTATGATATCAATTTTTTTAGGTATTTCGTTCCAAACTCCTGAGCTATTAGCGCCATAAACTTTAAAAGCGTAGGTTCCAGGAGGCACATTGGTGTAAGACGCAAACCTTCTATCACCACCTTTGGATGTTTGGGGTTTATCTTCAAAACCTTCTAAAAAAAACCTGTAACGGTTCTTTTCTGGGTTCGAAAAATGCATACTTGAAAAAGCGAACTCAAAAGAATTTAAATAAAAAGGCAATTTAATTTCTTTAGTTTCATTAATATCTTTTTTTAGAACTACGTGGCCGTTTATCTCTTTACCGACATCCACAGACTCATTAAAAAGCTTAAAGTCGGTTATTGCCACTTGTGGGGGAAGCATATTAACTGTTAGGCTATTGGGTTGAAAAAATGTAAACCCATTTACGCCACCGCAAAACATCATTCCTGAGGAGGTAAAAGCCATAGCGCTATCCCTAAACTCATCAACGTTAAAACCATCTCTTTTTTCAAAGTAAATTATTTCACCGGTTTTAGGGTTTAGCTTAGAAATTTTCCTAGCATGCATGAGCCAAATATTACCTTGCAAATCTTCCCTTATTTGATAGACCACATTGCTTGGCAAGCCATTTTCAATTGTGTAATGGGCAAACTCCAATTGATCGGCTTGGGTTGTGTTTAATCGGTTTAATCCGCCGCCTGAAGTACCTATATACAAAGTACCATCTTTTGTTTGGTACAAGTCCAGTATGTAATCGTTACTTAAAGTGGTAGAATCTCCAATTGTGCTAAAATATTTATCGAACTTTACCGAGCTTCCATGTGCTTTTTTTAACCTGTTCAGTCCATTATTTGTACCTATCCAGATAGTACCTTGGTTATCTTCTAATATATCTCGAATATTATTGTTTGATATGTTTGAAAGCTCGTTTCCAGAGGTGTTATAACTAGTAATACGGTGAGGTTCTGAATGCTCATCAAAAGTCATTTTCACAAGTCCTTTCCCCCATACTCCAAACCAAAGATTGCCCTTTTGATCTTCTTCTATGGCAAAAACGCGACTGTCAATTAAGTTGCCGTCACTATCTCGAAGGCTGTTAAAGGCCTTGATTTGATAAGATTTGGACATATCGTTATATGTAATCTTGCTGAGTCCACTTGTAGCGCCAACCCATACCCCGCCGTCCTTAGCTTTCTTTAATCGAGATAATTCACCTGTAATTTTGGGCTTAAGTCCTTGATCTAAGGTTTGTGAGTAGCTGTATATTAGTGTTGGTTTTGAACCTGCTTTAGAGTTGTTGTTAAATGTATGTGCATCTAAAGAAATAATATCCCCATCCTGTGTTCCAAACCAATAACTGCCATCATTAACTTCACAAATGGACATAATAGGGGACTCAAATAGTTCTGAAGGTTGTTCAAAATTTAGATATTCGTTAGAGTTGTAAAAAGTGTGGTTATCTAAATCCATTTTATAGACCCCGTGGTTAAAGGTTCCCAACCAGAACACATTAGAATCGTCTATAAACACCTGTTGTATGTCCTTTTGCCCTATTACTTTTTTTAACTGGCTATCTCGGGCTAAGTTAGCTTTAGCCCCAGTTTCAATATTATAATTAAGTAATAATCTGTTTCCGCCGATCCATAACCTATTTTGTTTGTCGACAATCATGTCTATTCTGCGCTGTATTTTTAGAACATCTGGGGCTATACCCGAACTCAAAGCGATTTTTTTCGACTCGATAACCTTCAAATCGTCAGTCAATTTCAACTTAACCAACTGTAGCCTATTGTTTATTATCCAAACAGTATTCTTTGGATATTCCAAGATATCAAGAACGCCTATTCCTGGTCCAAAAAGTGCTCCATTATAATTAACGGCATCAATTTTTAGCTTCGGCAGGCCATCCTTCTTAACAACATCTAGTTGGTATAATTGAACTTTTCCAGATGGAGAGGCTACCCAGTATTTTCCATTTAATGCCGGCACAATCTTTTTTATGTCTAGATTAAGGTCTTTGCCTTTTTCTAAAAAAGTGTCATTCTGTAATTGCCCTTTCTTATTAAGTTCAAAACACTTAATCCCTTTGGGAGCGTTAATGAAAAAAACGCCCGATTGCGATTGTTGAATATTGTTTAGTCCAGATGATTTTTCTCTATTATCTCCCTTGAAGTAGGTATCAATCTCTTCTGTTTCTGTATTTATTCTATTGAGTCCGGCCGAGGTTGGCACCCAAATAAAACCCTTCTGGTCTTCAAACAATTGAAACACAATATTACTACTTAAACCTTTTGAGTTTAAAGCATAATTATACTGTTTCATTGCGTACCCGTCATACTTGTTAACGCCATTAAACGTTCCAAACCACAGGTAACCATGTTTGTCTTGAATTATACTCGACACCCTGTTATGGGAAAGCCCTTCATCTCCTCCTATATGGTTTAAACGCCATTGGGAAAACATACTTGTGGACGCAAAGAAAAGCAATCCAATAAAAAAAAAATTCAAAAGACTTTTTATCATTTCAACACAAAATTCATGTTTAATTTTGATAAATATATACAAACTGCTTTTAAGTCTTCCTATTTAGGACCATTTGCTGCAAAACATTTTGAAGTGATGGCTTAAAGTTTCATATTACAAACGCCCATCCCGACACCTATCGCCATTAAGCAGAATCTCGATCTATAAAATTAAATGGCACTTTAAACTCACCTTTTGCTTTATCTAAAATCATTTTTGCACCTTGTTCGCCCATCACTTTAAAGTCTGTTGAAACAACGGAAACACCAAAAACTTCCTTTAAGGCAGTGTCGTTATAAGATATTACACCCACGTCTTCACCTAATTTATACCTGTTCTCTCGTGTTCGCCTAATAAAATTTACTAAGTCTCCTTCCTCGATAATAATGAATAATTCGCCCTTACTTATAGACATATCATCGCAAACCCTATCAACCACCTCAAAATCAAAATGATGCTCTAGGCAAAACAACTTTACCCCTTGCAAAATTCTTTTAGGATAGGGGTAAACGCCAGTTTCAGGGTAAACCAACATGACTTTTTTATACTTACTTATTTTCTTAATCCCGGTTTTAAGTGCTGTATAGATGTCCTTTTTAAAATCCTGATAAACGGTAATAGATTGACTATGGTCTTGTTTTAAGGCATTATCCATTAAAACCAATCTGTTTTTTGGAATTTTATTAATGGCCTCTGATACCCTATTGGTCATACTGGTATGTTCCTGTGCTTCAGTTTTAAAGTGTGGCATGATTACATAATAGTCATAGTCTGATTTATGTTTATCCAACAAACTTAAAAACAAGGACTCATCACAATGGTATATATGAAGATCAACAATAGAATCAGCCCCAATTGTTTCAACAAAAGAATTATAAATCCTCATTTTATAGGAGCTTAATTTATTGATAAGAAAAAGGATTCTAACCTTTGAAATAAGCTTTGTTCTGGCAATGTAAAACCCCTTACCTCTAATTGAAGCTATAACCTGACGTTTCTTAAGAATGTTGTATGCTTTCTCGACAGTGTCTCTGGAAACATAGAGCTCCTCACTAAAATTGTTTATGGAAGGAATTTTTTGATCGATTACTAAATTACCAATAACAACGTTATGAATTATAGATTTTACAATCTGTTGATATTTGGCTTCTCTTGAATTTTCGTTAATTTTTACAAACTCTGATATTTCCATATAACTTAATTTTAAAAACTTTTCTACAATTAACAGCCCAATATTTCATGGCCTTTTTTGAAAAATTATGTTATACCAGTTATTGATCTAAATCACCCCAAGAGAAAACACCTTTTATTGTTTAAACAGAAAAACGTTGAAATATTATTCATTAAAAATTTGCTTTACAAAGCAATAATTAAAGAACGTTAAAGAACGTGTTTAATGTGGTAGTCTAGTTTGGTTATTGGTATGCTTCAAAACTATTTTAACACCTACTACTTTGAAGGGTAAAATGTTTTTTTTTTAGGGAGATATGTTTAAAACACACTGCAACATCCACGCAATATACTATAAATCAAAATATTACACTTTAACCAAAAAGCATCCAGAAACCGTATTTTTAAACTTTAACCTTCATTAATTTCAATTCTACTTTTCATTTTATACCCCCTTTGGCTGGACATCGATTAATTCTGAAGCGTATTTTTGTGAAGCAAAATTAGGGTTGGACTTAGGCACCAATGCTTTGGATTCTTCAATTTTAGCTTCCATTATTTTAATGGATTCATTGACTTTTTCAGGGTATAATTTCACTAAATTATTACGTCCTCTCGCTGCTAGCTTAAGCGAACCGCCTGTTCATTTAATTCGGGACTGTAATATCGTTTTTTCATGTTTCTAATATATTTGT from Tamlana crocina includes:
- a CDS encoding Gfo/Idh/MocA family oxidoreductase, whose product is MNSRRDFIKKTALTGAAITLTNSAMAMSAKSYNKIIGSNERLNIAIVGLGRRLPAFKEPIALKESNVKLSYLCDVMESQRLKAHKDFKKIIDYTPTLENDLRKVLDDKNVDVIINATPDHWHTPGSIMAMQAGKHVYVEKPCSHNMNENELLVKASKHYNKIVQMGNQQRSSGHTVEIIKEIHNGVIGEPYKAVAFYNNTRGEVPIQKPAPVPAGLDWNLWQGPAPRRKYTSETWNYNWHWYGWEYGTAEAGNNATHELDVARWALQTDLPNHVYVEAEKRHFVEDGWEMYDDMEATFKFRDNKIIKWDGKSRNAYGTYGPGRGTIIYGTNGAVFVDRSKYILYDRGGNILKNSESETNESGTALGGGGQTSTKHVQNLFDAIRGKSPLTAPIEDASLSMAMVHYANISFRINQAFDIDDKTGVMYNRAAMALWGRNYEKGWEIQF
- a CDS encoding Gfo/Idh/MocA family oxidoreductase, with the translated sequence MNRRKFLINGTAASITLAASTTILAQAASFSNKKINIGIIGTGARGAGLIPFINEIENLNVYACCDVIPFRLEQGLKRAGNKTKSYTNYKDLLKDKAIDAVIVATPFSTHSQIAIDAVSAGKHVYCEKTMAKGYNGIKKLINKVKTSKVIFQTGHQYHSSRLYTHVVQLIKEGKAGKIAAFECQWNRNHSWRKPVPEPSLERAINWRMYREYSGGLVAELCSHQIDFVNTVLDANPIQVMGTGGIDFWKDGRETYDNIHLTYSYPNGIEAKFSCILSNAKDRYQIKIIGNKGTLILTTTSARFYPEDEKSKKAPVISQDVDGVSGATMQKDEVAYYEPINITHENPSKQALLDFRNSILDNTTPVSNVITGARAAYCVQMGIDAMRNNKIVTWNSEFGV
- a CDS encoding two-component regulator propeller domain-containing protein yields the protein MNFFFIGLLFFASTSMFSQWRLNHIGGDEGLSHNRVSSIIQDKHGYLWFGTFNGVNKYDGYAMKQYNYALNSKGLSSNIVFQLFEDQKGFIWVPTSAGLNRINTETEEIDTYFKGDNREKSSGLNNIQQSQSGVFFINAPKGIKCFELNKKGQLQNDTFLEKGKDLNLDIKKIVPALNGKYWVASPSGKVQLYQLDVVKKDGLPKLKIDAVNYNGALFGPGIGVLDILEYPKNTVWIINNRLQLVKLKLTDDLKVIESKKIALSSGIAPDVLKIQRRIDMIVDKQNRLWIGGNRLLLNYNIETGAKANLARDSQLKKVIGQKDIQQVFIDDSNVFWLGTFNHGVYKMDLDNHTFYNSNEYLNFEQPSELFESPIMSICEVNDGSYWFGTQDGDIISLDAHTFNNNSKAGSKPTLIYSYSQTLDQGLKPKITGELSRLKKAKDGGVWVGATSGLSKITYNDMSKSYQIKAFNSLRDSDGNLIDSRVFAIEEDQKGNLWFGVWGKGLVKMTFDEHSEPHRITSYNTSGNELSNISNNNIRDILEDNQGTIWIGTNNGLNRLKKAHGSSVKFDKYFSTIGDSTTLSNDYILDLYQTKDGTLYIGTSGGGLNRLNTTQADQLEFAHYTIENGLPSNVVYQIREDLQGNIWLMHARKISKLNPKTGEIIYFEKRDGFNVDEFRDSAMAFTSSGMMFCGGVNGFTFFQPNSLTVNMLPPQVAITDFKLFNESVDVGKEINGHVVLKKDINETKEIKLPFYLNSFEFAFSSMHFSNPEKNRYRFFLEGFEDKPQTSKGGDRRFASYTNVPPGTYAFKVYGANSSGVWNEIPKKIDIIITPPWYLTPPAILFFVVAGLTVIYIIFKVRWNQIKLKNKLKLESALHEKSLEINQMKLRFFTNISHELRTPLTLIIGPLQQIMEGSNDTEYLQRLNNIMYKNSTRLLRLINQLLDFRKVESGEVNLIVEEGDLVEFAKEIYDAFHEIADERRIDFIFIPHQNNIPAWFDNDKVEKILYNLLSNAFKFTPPNRKVKLVINKERQGEKEFAIIKVIDEGVGIENEELPSLFERFYQAKTESNTIQTGSGLGLAYTKRLVEIHKGSIEISSEVNKGTICTVSIPLSKMAYEDTAILEERPKQHHFNFVKNEIKDLRDVTAEGKKNSQVIRHSSETPTILIVEDNKDLQEYLSNYFSKFYHVLCANNGQEGLDSAAKNNPDLIITDLMMNNMNGIEMCKILKNDIKTSHIPVIILTAKSGLENEKEGLETGADEFVLKPFNIEVLRLRVGNILKTKKQWAEKFKTKPTSSTWKELSNKLDKEFLKKCLKIVKKNIDNTDYSVEQFAMDIGMSRSALHLKIKSITGQSTSEFMRTIRIKRASNLIKSGKYSITEVVFMVGFSDPKYFRTCFKKQFGQTPTEYINSYKRQAG
- a CDS encoding GntR family transcriptional regulator, which codes for MEISEFVKINENSREAKYQQIVKSIIHNVVIGNLVIDQKIPSINNFSEELYVSRDTVEKAYNILKKRQVIASIRGKGFYIARTKLISKVRILFLINKLSSYKMRIYNSFVETIGADSIVDLHIYHCDESLFLSLLDKHKSDYDYYVIMPHFKTEAQEHTSMTNRVSEAINKIPKNRLVLMDNALKQDHSQSITVYQDFKKDIYTALKTGIKKISKYKKVMLVYPETGVYPYPKRILQGVKLFCLEHHFDFEVVDRVCDDMSISKGELFIIIEEGDLVNFIRRTRENRYKLGEDVGVISYNDTALKEVFGVSVVSTDFKVMGEQGAKMILDKAKGEFKVPFNFIDRDSA